A single window of Nocardia sp. NBC_01327 DNA harbors:
- a CDS encoding response regulator, producing the protein MTKPAPAPTKVLVVDDEPQILRALRINLSVRGYEVTTASTGAAALRAAAEKHPDVVVLDLGLPDMDGIEVLAGLRGWSTAPVIVLSARTDSSDKVEALDAGADDYVTKPFGMDELLARLRAAVRRSSSTADTSEPVIETSSFTVDLSAKKVTKQGHDVHLTPTEWGMLEMLVRNKGKLVGRRELLREVWGPSYATETHYLRVYLAQLRRKLEDDPSQPKHLLTEAGMGYRFQV; encoded by the coding sequence GTGACGAAGCCGGCGCCGGCGCCGACCAAAGTCCTGGTGGTCGATGACGAACCACAGATTCTGCGCGCCCTGCGCATCAATCTGTCGGTCCGCGGCTATGAGGTGACCACCGCGTCCACCGGGGCCGCGGCCCTGCGCGCGGCCGCCGAGAAACACCCGGATGTGGTTGTGCTCGACCTCGGCCTGCCCGATATGGACGGCATCGAGGTGCTGGCCGGACTGCGCGGCTGGTCGACCGCGCCGGTGATCGTGCTGTCGGCCCGCACCGATTCCTCGGACAAGGTCGAAGCGCTGGACGCGGGCGCGGACGACTACGTCACCAAGCCCTTCGGCATGGACGAGCTGCTGGCCCGGCTGCGCGCCGCCGTGCGCCGGTCCTCCTCCACCGCGGACACCTCCGAGCCGGTGATCGAAACCTCTTCCTTCACAGTCGATCTGAGCGCCAAGAAGGTCACCAAGCAAGGCCACGACGTGCACCTCACCCCCACCGAATGGGGCATGCTGGAAATGCTCGTGCGCAACAAGGGCAAACTCGTCGGCCGCCGCGAACTGCTGCGCGAGGTGTGGGGACCGTCCTACGCCACCGAAACCCATTACCTGCGGGTGTATCTCGCGCAATTGCGGCGCAAGCTCGAGGACGACCCGTCACAGCCCAAACACCTGCTCACAGAGGCCGGTATGGGATACCGCTTCCAGGTCTGA